The Alnus glutinosa chromosome 3, dhAlnGlut1.1, whole genome shotgun sequence nucleotide sequence GCTAGTAAAACATTTAGCTGAGCTCACATTCTGTTGtctttttctttcgttttctcAGCGGTCAATCGTTGACTATAAACAGTGGTTCCATCTattatattttaagatttttctaGTTGTTCACACTTCACTTGTTCTTGTTTGGTACGTCGTCGTATTCTGTTTCGCTTTCTTTGGTTGTCTACTATGGCGGACTCCGCTAAGATACGGTTGGTTCTGTGCCCAAAGTGTGAAAATCTTCTACCGGAGCTCGCTGATTACCCTGTTTATCAGTGCGGTGGTTGCGGTACGGTTCTTGGAGGTATTTTTATTCCCTTTCAATGGTAATATAaagctgtttgtttaattttagaGACAGAGAGAATTAGAATGATGTTTCGaattttatatgattattttcCATAAAATTTTTGGAACTCTTCAAGAGTAGTCGAAATATTTTTCTTAGGTTTCACAACCAAAATGTTACTTTCTTTTATATTACCTACCCTTTCTCAGTAATCAAAAGCTGCATCACTGTTTCTTTTTCTAGTAATGCTATTGATAATTTAAGAGTCACTTTTCGTTCTTGTAATTCACTGAGAAAATATCTTTCTAATTGGTGAGAAAAACATTAGAAAAGAGATCAAAATCTGAACCTTTAATTTCCATTGTATAGAACCCAAGAGCAGGAAAATCAAGCAACACACCCATTGGTGTAgggattgagttttttttttttttaaaaaaaaaaaaaaaattggatgccAAAAGAAATCTAAGCATGAGGTTTAACATTGCAACTAGTGACCATTTCCGTCGTTTTCTCTTTAACAAAATAGAGCATCACTCGATTTTGTTACCCCTCTAGAAAGTAAATTTCTAACCAAAATTTGAGTATAGTattcttgttaatttaatttgcAGCAAAAAAAGAGAATCTCGAAGGAGATGGCTTGTCCGAGAAGTCAGATGAAGAAAGGTTAGGCGGACTACCTGCTAAATCAGAGAATTCCTCGGATAGAGGAATGGTTGATTTGAGTGAGGCTTCTGATACTGATGTTAAGCCAGATGGTGGCTCTTTGAGATGTGGTCAAAGGGATTCAAAGAAGGATGATGTTGCATATGCTGAGCAATATGGGAATGAATCTAAGGTTGCAACTGATAATTGGGTAGCTGAGACTGGTCTTGATATGAACACAAAAAGAGATGAATTGGGTGAAGCAATGGGAAGGGAACAAGGAGAACTGAATACTGAAATTGGATCTATGGGAGGATTCCAAAGATCGGGACGAATGTCTGATTGGAAAATGGGAGACAGACGTGAGATGGAGGGGTTTCGAAGAAACCCGAGAAGTGATGTCGAAGGTGTGAGGCTTTCGACTTCAAACTATCTTGATGAGGAGGGCCCATCAAATTACAAGTTGGATTCTTCTTATAGTTTTGGGGAGTCATCTAGGAACCCTGTTGACCCAGAAGGTGCTAATAGGGTTAAGTATCTTGAACAAGATCGAGCTGAGCTTTTGAGGAAGCTGGATGAGCTAAAGGATCAACTTAGTCAGTCTTGTGATGTGGCTGATAAATCAAAAGAGAGGGTTCCTCTTGATGGCAGGATGGCTCCTCCAGATTCGTATGGTGGCCCTGACAATTGGTTTCAAAATGGTTCTTCGGTGTCAAATAGGGCTCCAATGCAGTTCTCTGGATCTGATAAACATGTTGCAGGCCACCCTTGTTCCAATCATTGGCCTGATCTATTTCCTTATCCCAACAGGCATGAAATGGCCATGCATAGCTTCTTTCCTCCAGTGCATAATCCAAATCATAATCCTGGATATGGAGATCCTTTTGGACCTGAAATGCTTAGGAGAGCTCCACACCAGTTACCTGGGCAATATCCACCACAGCCATTGCATCCATACTTTTCTGGACAATATATTGACACTAATCCCAACTCATTTGAGGCATACCCACCTAACTCAATATTTCACCAGCCTTCTTGCTCTTGTCTCCATTGTTATGACAAACTTCAGCGAGTTTCAGCACCAGTTCCACCCCCTTTCTGCAATAGAAGGTTTCCTGATGTCCCAAACAATCCTGTTATGTACCATCATAAGAAACCTGGGGCATTTGGTCCACTTGGTCATAATTCTAGGCCTATCATTCCTCCTCCATCAAGCATTAGTGATCCACAACGCCATGCAAGATGGCCGAGTGACCTTAATTCTGATATGGGTGGTTTTGTTCGCTGTCATCCTCGTAGGGTGGTGTTAGCCAGTGGTGCCCACTATTGCCGTCCCATAGCTCATGGTGCCCCCTTTGTAACATGTTATAATTGCTTTGAGCTACTGCAACTGCCCAAGAAAGTACTGCTTACCATGAAGAATCAACAAAAAATACGGTGTGGGGCATGCTCTGCAGTAATCAACTTTGCTGTCATCAACAAGAAACTAGTTCTTTCAGTTCATGCACAAACAAAGGATATTCCCATAGATGTTGATGGTAGCTCTAATGAGGTGGTGAAAGACAGTTCTTCGCATTTCCACGGCCACATGAACCTGAATAGTGCTAATTTCTCTTCTGATGATTATGATGTTTCTGGTTACGATTTTCATTCAATAGATAGAGAACCTGTTTCATTGTCTACGGGCCCGGGTTTGAACTCAAACAACGCTCAGAAGATTGGAAGCTTTCTTTCTTCATCCCCCAGCACCTCTGAGGATGAAAATGGTCCAGAAGTCATAACTGCTTCAAAAGAAGTCAACACCTCCAGTCAGCAACCAACCAAAGCTGTTCTGTCTACACCACCTCCTGGTTCACCTCTTCAAGAACATTTTGATTATACTTCTAATAATCATGCAGTGGACCGTTTTGGAAAGGGAAACCGAAGTAGTCGTTCAGATCAAGAGAAGGTGAAACCTAACAAGGCTGCCTCACGCCAAAATTCTTTGAAAGAGGCATCACTTGCTACTGAGATGGAGGTATCATTCAATGACTACTCCAATACCGTGGTTTCTCAAGATTCTGGGGATGCAAGCAGAGAAGACGATCAACCAAGAAACAACAAAGggggtgaatcattttttgcgAACATTATCAAGAAAAGCTTTAGGGATTTTTCTAGATCTAATCAAACAGATGAACGTAGCAGAAGTAATGTATCAGTAAATGGGCATCTCATACCAGAACGTGTGGTTAAGAAGGCTGAAAAGCTGGCCGGACCAATTCAACCTGGAAAATATTGGTAAGAATACATTCACAAGTCTATTTTGCATCAATCCTCCAGGCACGCATGCTTCAAATTAACATTACAATTTGCTAGTAGTGCTATATCAAAGTTGCGTGATCAGACATGCATGCTTGAATTCACAAACCTATGCAGAAGGAAATAGTAACAGAGATGCATAATTATTTACGGTAAAGACCAATAATGGTTTTGCTGAAAATGAGTTCAATAGCTTTATATTGGcagaattttgaaatttgttgtTGTAAAGAATTTGTTTTTAACATCAAACCATATTGGACCCACTCAGAATATTTCGTGCATTGGATTCTGCTAACTGGTTTCTCATTTGGATGTATGCTCGTTTGTAGGGGTGAAAACATGGGCGGATAATAACTACCCGCATCCGCTATCTGCACTTACCCGCTATCCACAAATGTGGATGCGGTGAGCAAAAACCACTATACACATATGCGGATGCGAATAGAGGTTTTAGGGTATGCGGATGCGGtgcattccctttatatataatagatattttaattaaattcactaaaacaatgttttgaatttggtaagtttaggacttttaggttatgttaggttttttttcatttttatcttaaaGTCATACTTGactacatttactttttttcttttctttagtaATCCAAATTTcgattactctatgagacaatgacTATTTATGACTGATAatcgtgaattgtgtaacaagtgaaatcttaatttatttaagcttgtatTTACtaataaccgcattatttaatcttgcatatagatttagatagtaattcaaaacgaccattacctcatatgcggatagcggataataactgtAATAACTGCGCAGATGCGGATAGTAATTGCATGAGACTgatacctaaaagtgataaccgcaTTATGCAGATGCATAAATTGCTAATAACCGTATTTGTATTTTCACCCCTTACTCGTTTGATATAAATCCATCTGGCTTATAGACGTTCTTTTTAGTTCTCTTAGGTGGAAATCAGGATATTCTGCATTAAAAACTTATGTTCTAAACTAATTTTCTCCTTTGCAACTGTGCTTCTGATATAATTGTGTGCTCGGCTCTCATCCTTTGATTGTATTAATGGATTTggttttcttcaatttgtttaACCAGGTATGACTTCCGAGCTGGATTCTGGGGCTTAATTGGTGGGCCTTGTCTGGGCATAATACCTGTAAGATCAACTAATTCTGACAAAACCATTATTGCATCACTCATGTTAttctattttcttccttgttgtGTTGCTCATGATGACTGGCATTTCTCTTGCAGCCATTCATTGAAGAGTTCAATTATCCCATGCCAGAGAATTGTGCTGGAGGAAATACtggtatttttgtaaatggGAGAGAGCTTCATCAAAAAGATATAGATTTGCTTGCTAATAGAGGTCTTCCCGCTGCTAGAGATAGATCTTACATCATTGAGATTTCTGGGAGAGTCCTGGACGAGGACAGTGGTGAGGAGCTAGATAGCCTTGGCAAACTTGCCCCAACGTAagtgccatttttttttgtttttatgtttttgtttcgtTTTCTTATATCTTCCTCAATTCTATTTTCCTGTTAATTACTTGCTATAATTTCTAAGTGAGATATTCATCATCCAAGCATTTTTCTTATCGCTAGATCCAATTTCCTGGTCCTTTTGGGAAGGAAAAAGAATTTGAAGTTCTTCCTAAATCAATAACTTAGCATATTCATCTGCTGTTGCATGTCAGTTCTTATTCCATAGATCATGTTTAGTACTGGAGAGTCCATGTTacattcatttgtttcatataCTAGACAATAGCTAGAGAGTGTCCTAGGTTGGAGAGAGAGgcaagtaacaaaataatgggCAAATCATTATTGGTTAATCAGGGATAAGCATTACATGATGACCTCAAGTGCTCTGGAGATGGCTTGTGTAATATGATGGGGAGTTGGTGGACTAGGTCAGTAAAGATGGGTTGTGCATTGAAATGGGTACTAGAGACAAATTTATCACTGTTCTATAATCTCCTATATTCTTGTAAGTATTTTgccttgtttgaaaaaaaaattaaccaaagcTGAAATTTTTGGACATACATATTCTAGAAGATACTTTCAACATGCATGCCAATGAATCAGTGTTGTATATGCATTTACCACATATGCTGCATCATCTGCTACATTCAATTGATAATCTACTGCACTACTCCGCAATCAGGTAGCACCCACATGTCTAGAAAACCAATTCCACTTCCCCTTTTTGATGTTCCTCAGCCATGTCCTGGGATGAAGTGTGGGAGTATATATTTATTCACACAAAACACTGTTATATGTTTCTATtatatggggaaaaaaaaaaaaaccttttctgTTTCTTCTGTCTTTGAAATGAGTCTTTTCTCAGAATGACCTCTTCTCTCAATTTCTATGTCTTGATAAATCCACTTGATTGTGTTTCCTGTTATTATGATGTTTTCATTCATCTAATATCTGGCTCAGCTAGTATAAATGGACAACATCTCAAAGCTCATCTGACTTGACATTTTGAACAGAGTTGAGAAGGCAAAGCATGGATTTGGTATGAAAGCTCCAAGAGGAACTCATAATCAATAGAAATCACAAAGTTCTTTCGTCTGTTCTGACATGTTGGAAATATTAAGACATCCTGTCCGAGAGCTGGAAAAACCGTCTTAACAAATTCATTTAGAGGATCTACGCAAAGTTCTCTCACCATGACATAATATCAGATGTTGGATGGTGGGTATGCCTCTTGACTTCCGAAAGCTATATATCTATTACTAAACATGGGATGGTTGTCACGCCTGATTCATCTGAAGGGATTGTCTTGTTGCACACCCAAAGTAAATGTGTgctaatgttttgtttttttttttttttatatgtaaatcAAGTAATTTTTTTGCTTGACCTGATTCCAGTTCTTACTGTACATGGAATGATGTTCTTCGTAGTTATTGAGGTTGAAATTGATTTTGAACTAATATAATAGATGGTTCATGCCTTCATGGCAGTCATCCTATTTCCTAGTTATTTAAAAGCTTAGTTCTAGcagcttttatttttaatcttcgaTCTTTCTGCTTGCTCATTTACTGGGTGGGGAAAGCgcttgaatttgatttttttttggtttattggcGTCAAAGTTGAGAAACTATGTCTGAGCCAGAAGAATTTCATTTGCATCAAGACCCAATTGAGACAATGCTTCCAGTTTAATTTCACCCCCTACTTTTAGACCTTCTCGCTTATTTCCTGGCCTTTGACTAGTTTATTGTTATTTTCCACTTTCTGTATGTGTCCTTTTCTAAAGGGGCTAGAATATCAATGGTCTTAAAGCTTCACTAGGAAGTTCATTTTAGGTGGCCCAGGAACCCTAACTTTCAGACAGAAGTGCTTGAGCCTCCCTAGTCCCACATGTTaggttacattttttttctttttcttttttagtaatGCTATACACACTTCAATTTCTTCACGGATaagaattctctcaaattatttgtaaaTTCGGACAAGTGATTGCGATGGGTCACTTATGAGACTCGTCTGACCAGATAAAAATTGAGCTGTCCAACCacttatttggtcaggtgggtcctATAAATAATCTTTCACAATTAATGtctcgaattctctcaaattagaATGTTGTCTTTATGTGCTTTGCACAAGATTGGAAGGTGAAGATGGTCCCTTCCTTATATGAGCCTATAAGGGGTTGTATTATCATTGGATTCGGCATGGAGCAGttgacaggttagtgtggagTCTCTCTAAGAGGGGGCATTTTGAAGTGAGGTCTTTCTATAAAGCTTTAGGTAGTCAAGTGgttgtctctttttctttgaagagtatttggcgtgttaagacCCCGTCTTGGATGTCGTTTTTTGTGTGGTCAGTGGCATTAGGAAAGAGGCAATCTACGTAGGCTTCATAtagtggtggttgagtggtgctatatgtgtaagaagagtgcgAAATCTATTGAACACCTCTTACTTCACTGTGATGAGTAGTTGGGGCAATTCACTGGGTTGTGGTCAAGTTCAGCGAATTTGGAAGCATGttaacattatttatcaaaaaaaaattctcttaaattcggaTAAATAATTTGATAGGATTCTAAACCGTTCTTTACACCCATTTTAACACTctcttaaataatttttaaaattatcattgaattaaaatttaataaaaatcccttaaaagaaaaaagaaaaaaacggtTCTGAAcaaaataagaatgtagctaATTAATAATTTCTCAAACTCTGACAAGTCAGAAGTATTAAGGGCCGACTTTCTAAGGAGATTGAACCGACCAATGATTAGCGTGTCTGGTACAAAAGCTCAAAGACATGCGCTTCGGATGGAGGGCCCTAAAGTTTTATGGACAAGGGTAGGTCCACA carries:
- the LOC133863645 gene encoding protein ENHANCED DISEASE RESISTANCE 4-like; this encodes MADSAKIRLVLCPKCENLLPELADYPVYQCGGCGTVLGAKKENLEGDGLSEKSDEERLGGLPAKSENSSDRGMVDLSEASDTDVKPDGGSLRCGQRDSKKDDVAYAEQYGNESKVATDNWVAETGLDMNTKRDELGEAMGREQGELNTEIGSMGGFQRSGRMSDWKMGDRREMEGFRRNPRSDVEGVRLSTSNYLDEEGPSNYKLDSSYSFGESSRNPVDPEGANRVKYLEQDRAELLRKLDELKDQLSQSCDVADKSKERVPLDGRMAPPDSYGGPDNWFQNGSSVSNRAPMQFSGSDKHVAGHPCSNHWPDLFPYPNRHEMAMHSFFPPVHNPNHNPGYGDPFGPEMLRRAPHQLPGQYPPQPLHPYFSGQYIDTNPNSFEAYPPNSIFHQPSCSCLHCYDKLQRVSAPVPPPFCNRRFPDVPNNPVMYHHKKPGAFGPLGHNSRPIIPPPSSISDPQRHARWPSDLNSDMGGFVRCHPRRVVLASGAHYCRPIAHGAPFVTCYNCFELLQLPKKVLLTMKNQQKIRCGACSAVINFAVINKKLVLSVHAQTKDIPIDVDGSSNEVVKDSSSHFHGHMNLNSANFSSDDYDVSGYDFHSIDREPVSLSTGPGLNSNNAQKIGSFLSSSPSTSEDENGPEVITASKEVNTSSQQPTKAVLSTPPPGSPLQEHFDYTSNNHAVDRFGKGNRSSRSDQEKVKPNKAASRQNSLKEASLATEMEVSFNDYSNTVVSQDSGDASREDDQPRNNKGGESFFANIIKKSFRDFSRSNQTDERSRSNVSVNGHLIPERVVKKAEKLAGPIQPGKYWYDFRAGFWGLIGGPCLGIIPPFIEEFNYPMPENCAGGNTGIFVNGRELHQKDIDLLANRGLPAARDRSYIIEISGRVLDEDSGEELDSLGKLAPTVEKAKHGFGMKAPRGTHNQ